Proteins encoded in a region of the Longimicrobiaceae bacterium genome:
- a CDS encoding PHB depolymerase family esterase, which yields MNRLATALMSLPLAACAVGTSPAPPSDAAPPTVREAAFTWETSAPEAGARRYRLFIPASHDASRPAPLLVMLHGCTQDPDDFARGTRMNEVAEEHGLLVAYPEQPAAGNPQKCWNWYEPAHQERGRGEPEEIARIVREVMAAHRVDPARVYVAGVSAGGAMALTLAASYPELFAAAGSHSGVAYRAAAGMQEALQVMQRGAASS from the coding sequence ATGAACCGCCTCGCCACCGCGCTGATGTCGCTTCCGCTCGCCGCCTGCGCGGTGGGGACCTCCCCCGCGCCCCCGTCCGACGCCGCGCCGCCCACCGTGCGCGAGGCGGCCTTCACCTGGGAGACCTCAGCGCCCGAGGCGGGGGCGCGCCGCTATCGGCTCTTCATCCCCGCCTCGCACGACGCCTCGCGCCCGGCGCCGCTGCTGGTGATGCTGCACGGGTGCACGCAGGACCCGGACGACTTCGCGCGGGGGACGCGGATGAACGAGGTGGCGGAGGAGCACGGCCTCCTCGTGGCGTACCCGGAGCAGCCCGCGGCCGGGAACCCCCAGAAGTGCTGGAACTGGTACGAGCCGGCGCACCAGGAGCGGGGGCGCGGCGAGCCGGAGGAGATCGCCCGCATCGTCCGCGAGGTCATGGCGGCGCACCGGGTGGACCCGGCGCGCGTCTACGTGGCCGGGGTGTCCGCGGGCGGGGCCATGGCCCTCACCCTGGCCGCCTCGTACCCGGAGCTGTTCGCCGCCGCCGGCTCGCACTCGGGGGTGGCGTACCGCGCCGCGGCCGGCATGCAGGAGGCGCTGCAGGTGATGCAGCGCGGCGCCGCCTCGTC